In the Streptomyces fradiae ATCC 10745 = DSM 40063 genome, GGTGCGGGCGGTCCCGGCGGTGGCGCGGGCGGTGCCCGTGGCGCGGGCGTGCCGGGGCAGGGGGGCGCGGGGGCGCGCACCGGGGCGGGGGCGGCCTGATGTCGTTGATCACCACCCTGGCGCGGCTGGAGGCCGTGGAGGCCGGGCGGGCCCGCCCGCTGGCCACGGTCCGCCACCGGCACGTCTCGGACGCACCGCTCGTCCTCGTGCCGCTCACCACGTCCGGCGAGGCGGGCGCGCCGCTCGGCGCCCTGGTCGGCACGGACCGCCGGGCGCCGCGCCTCCTCGTCGTACCGCAGCCCCGCGACCGGGACCTGCGGTTCGCGTTCCTCGCCGACCTGGCCGAGGCGGTCCTGCCGTACGTCGACGCGTACGCGGACGCCGTCGAGCCGGTCGAGCAGTCGCAGACCGACCCGGAGACCGGCGGGAAGGTGAAGGTCGAGGTGGAGCTGTGCCTCGACGCGCCGCAGCTCGTGGTGCCGAGCCGGGCGGGCGTCGAGTACGTACGCCTGCTGGGCCGGTCGACGCGGTTCCGGCGGACGGCCGAGCAGGACCCGGAGACGCCGTTCCCCGCGCCGCCGCGCGTCCCGCTGCTGGGCCGGTGGCTGACGCACTTCGGGGAGCGGGCGCGGGTGCCCGGCTCGTCGCTGCTGGTCGCGGCGACCGACCTGCTGAACCGGCACTGGGCGACCGGCCAGTCCTCCCTGGAGGACCAGCACCTGGGCGCCCTGCTGGCGTGGATCGACCCGCCGGACGGCGCCTCGGGCGCGGCGGCGGCCCTCCGCGCGGAGCTGGGCCGGGACCGGGACGGCCAGCTGCTGTGCCCGCCCGCGGGCCCGGCGACGGACCCGGCGTTCGACAACCGGCTGCTGGCGCCCGCGATCGAGCGGTACGACCGGGCGCGGCAGGCGCTGGGCGCGGCGGAGGACGGCGAGGCCGCCGACGAGCGGCTGGGCGAGCTCTACCGGGCGGAGCAGCGGATCCGGGAGCTGGTGCTGGCCCAGCTGCGGCCCACCTGGGACGCGGTGTGGCGGGCGCTGGACCTGGTGCGGGGCCTGCCGCCGGGGCGGCGCGTCGCCGACCGGTGGACGCGGGACCGCTGGTCGTTCACCGGGCACCGGGACCGGGTGCGGGCCGGTGAGCCGCCGCAGCCGCGCCGCGACGACGCGGTGACGGCGGCGCGGAAGCTGGCCGCGCGGGAGGGCGCGCAGACGCAGCTGGAGGCGCAGGAGGCGCTGGACGACCCGCTGGTGATGGCGGGGCGGCGGCTGGCGGGCGAGGCGTTCGCCGGGGAGGTGGTGGACGTGACGATGGAGTGGACGGAGTCCAAGCGCCCGTCGCCGCGCCCGCTGGTGACGGTGCGGACGGACGACGCGCCGCACCTGGGGCCGGGCGTGAAGGCGTACCGGTCGCTGGACGGGCGGCCGCAGACGGCGGAGTTCGTCGGGTACGCCGAGGGCGACGGCCCCGGCGGCGGGGACGGCGGTCCTGGCGCGGACGGCGGTCCTGGCGCGGACGGGGACGCGCGGGCGCACGACTCGGGGCGGGACGGCGACTCGGGACCGGACGGGCGGCAGGGCGGCCTCGCGGACGGCGCCGGCCTCGCCGAGGGCGGGGGCCGGGCCGTCGTGCTGCGGGTGCTGGACCGGATGGGCCGGTCGCGGGAGCCGGCCCCCGGCTCCGTACCGGAGAAGGGCGACCGGATCGTGTGGACGCTGTTCGAGCACGACCAGCGGGTCGGGCCGAAGCTGCCCGACCCGGAGGAGACGCCGTGGACGCACGGCGGCCCGCCCCGCCAGGACGCGGCGGAGGCACCCGACCCCGTGACCCCGGAGGACGTGCTGTGAGCGGGCAGGAGGTGCCGGACCCGTCGTCGGCGGCGGCCGAGGCGACCCGCCTCATCCTGGAGGACACCCTCCACGGGGACGCGCGGGGCGTCGTGGTGGACTCGCCGCCCGGAGCCGGCAAGTCGACGCTGGTGGTGCGCGCCGCCCTGGAGCTGGCGGCGGCGGGCCGCCCCCTGATGGTCGTCGCGCAGACCAACGCCCAGGTGGACGACCTGGTGCTGCGGATCGCCGAGAAGGAGCCCGAGCTGCCGGTGGGGCGGCTGCACGCCAGCGACCCGGACGCCTACGACAAGGCGCTCGACGGCCTCGACTCCGTGGTGACGTCCACGAAGGCGGCGGAGCTGGCGGGGCTGCCGGTGGTGATCTCCACGGCGGCGAAGTGGGCGCACGTGAAGGGCGTCGAGCCGTGGCGGCACGCCATCGTCGACGAGGCCTACCAGATGCGGTCGGACGCGCTGCTGGCGGTGGCCGGGCTGTTCGAGCGGGCGCTGTTCGTGGGCGATCCGGGGCAGCTCGACCCGTTCTCGGTGGTGGGCGCCGAGCAGTGGGCGGGGCTGTCGTACGACCCGTCGGCCAGCGCGGTGTCGACGCTGCTCGCGCACAACCCGGACCTGCCGCAGCACCGGCTGCCGGTGTCGTGGCGGCTGCCCGCGTCGGCGGCGCCGCTGGTGTCGGCCGCGTTCTACCCGTACACGCCGTTCCGCGCGGGTACGGGCCACGGCGACCGGCGGCTGGCGTTCGGCGCCGCGTCGGACGGCTCGGCGGCGGACCGGGTGCTGGACGAGGCCGCAGAGTCCGGGTGGGGGCTGCTGGAGCTGCCGGCCCGGCACACGCCCCGCACGGACCCCGAGGCCGTGCACGCGTGCGCGCTGGTGGTGCGGCGGCTGCTGGACCGGGGGGCGGCGGCCGTCAGCGAGCGCGCCGGGCACCCGCTGCCGGTCACCGCCGACCGGGTGGCCGTCGGCACCGCCCACCGGGACCAGGCGGCGGCCGTCCGCGCGGCCCTGGCGGACCTGGGCGTGCACGGCGTCACGGTCGACACGGCCAACCGGCTGCAGGGCCGCGAGTACGACGTGACGGTGGTGCTGCACCCGCTGTCGGGCCGCCCCGACGCGACGGCCTTCCACCTGGAGACGGGCCGCCTGTGCGTCCTGGCCTCCCGGCACCGGCACGCGTGCGTGGTGGTGTGCCGCGAGGGCGTCACCGACTTGCTGGACGAGCACCCGTCGACGGAGCCGGTCCAGCTCGGCGTGACCGTGAAGTTCCCCGACGGCTGGGAGGCCAACCACGCGGTCCTCTCCCACCTCGCCGAACACCGCGTGGGCTGGCGGCCGTAGGGCGCTGGGCGGTGGGGCGCAGACCCCGCGGGGGTCGTGGGCCGCTCGTCCGGCGGGGCCGGGTGCGGACCGGGCCGGTGGGGCCGGGTGCGGACCGGGCCGGTGCGGCCGGTCGGAGGCACGCCCGCCGGGAGGGCCCAGGGCGGCGGGCGCGCGGTGCCCCGGCGGCGGGCGCGGGCCTCGGCGGCGCGCGCACGCCCAGCGCGGTCCTGGCCCTGGGCGTACCGGGGCGGGCGGCAGGTCGGGCGCGGGAAGCACCGACCCGGGCCGGGGGTGGGCGGGTGCGGAGGCGGGCGGCCGGGGGCGGCCGGTGGGAGGGCCGGCCCGAGGGGGCGCGCCTCGGCCGGCGGGCCGTGGCCCTCACCCGGTCTTGCGGGAGGCGGGACAATGGTCGGTGGCCGTCACCGGAGAGGGGCGGCGGCACGGCGAGCGGGATGGGAGTCCTCCATGGCGGATACCGAGCGGAGCGGGCAGCAGCGGCGGCTCAGGCCGGCGCCCCTGCTCTTCGAACCTGCGCAGGCCGCCGCCGACCCGGAGCACTTCTTCGACCTGGAGTCCATCGAGGACCCGCGCGATCTGCTCGCCCGGTCCACGGAGCTGGCGATGGCGTTCCGCGCCGCCGCCGACCGGGCCGTCGAGTACCAGGCCGTCGCCGCGGCCCGGCTCGCGGACCCGCGCCGCTTCGACCGGCTGTCCACCGCCGACATCGCGCGGCGCGCGGAGTGGACGGAGGACTACGCGGTGCGGATGGTCGAGTTCGGCCGGGACCTGCTGCGCGGCGCGGCCCGCGCGGGCACGGGCGCCGACGACTGAACCACCGCCCCCGGCCCGGTGGGGGAGCCCGGCACGGGAGTCCGGTGGGGCCGGTCCTCCGCGCCCGTCCGGGGAGGACCCGTCCCGGGGAGGGGCCCGTCCGCGGACCCCTCCAGGGAGGTTCCGCGCAAAGAGGGCGGGGCCGGGCAGGTGCCGGGCCGGGCCGGGCCGGCAGAGCCACAGGGCCCGCCCGTCAGGCCCCGGCCCATCGGCTCCCGGCGGACCGGGCAGACAGGGCGGACCGGGCAGACAGGGCGGGGCGGCATATGCCGAGGGCGAAAGATACCCCCCGGGTACCCCTCCTGTCCTCGTTTCCGAAAACTCTGCGAAACCAGATCGTCACCCACGGTACTCCTGGATGTCATGAGTACCTGGCTGCGAGAGAAGACCCCGCTCCGCCCCGCCCCCGCCCGTGCGCGCGCCCACGCGCCCGCCCCGGTCGAGGCCGACCTCGGCACCGAGGCCGTAACCGGCATCGAGGAGCGGCGCACCGGCCTCCTGCGGCGGCTGCGCGACCAGGCGCACCACACCTCCCAGGTCACCGCCGAGGGCGCCGAGTGGCTGGCCTCCGCCTCCCCCGACCGGGCCGCCATGCTCGCCCGGTGGGAGGCCCGCCCGACCGCACCCGCCGTACTGCCCTGCGGCACGGCCTTCGACGTGGTGAACGTCCCGGCGATCTTCGGCCGCCGCCTGCTGGACCGGCTCTGGGAGGAGGGGCCCGGCTCCGGGCCCGTCGCCGCGCACCTGGGGCGGATGCTGCTCTTCACCGCGCCCGGCACCGGTCAGCGGCTGCCGGCCCTGCTCCGCTGGGAGGAGTGGGGCGAGGCGGTCCCGCCCCTGCTGTGCCACGGCACGGGCGACGCGGTGACGATCCCGCCCCTGGCGGGCGCGGCCGAGGACGGCCCGCGCTGGGTCGTGGCCCCCGACACGCGCTGCCCCTGGCTGCCGGGGCCGGAGGTGGTGCTGTGGGCGTGCGTCCGGGTGGCGCGCGCCACGTCCGCCGGTGACGTGCGGGTATCGATTTCTCCTGACCCCGACCGGGGTGCTAATGTCTACGACGTCAGCAGGCGCCGCTAGCTCAGTTGGTTAGAGCAGCTGACTCTTAATCAGCGGGTCCGGGGTTCGAGTCCCTGGCGGCGCACAGACGGAAGAAGCCCCTCGCGGAAGCGGGGGGCTTCTTCGTGCGCCCGGGCGCGAAGGGCGGGCCTCGTGCACCGGGTACGTGCCGGCGCGCGAGGCCGTACCGCGCCTACGGCGT is a window encoding:
- a CDS encoding bifunctional DNA primase/polymerase — translated: MSTWLREKTPLRPAPARARAHAPAPVEADLGTEAVTGIEERRTGLLRRLRDQAHHTSQVTAEGAEWLASASPDRAAMLARWEARPTAPAVLPCGTAFDVVNVPAIFGRRLLDRLWEEGPGSGPVAAHLGRMLLFTAPGTGQRLPALLRWEEWGEAVPPLLCHGTGDAVTIPPLAGAAEDGPRWVVAPDTRCPWLPGPEVVLWACVRVARATSAGDVRVSISPDPDRGANVYDVSRRR
- a CDS encoding AAA family ATPase, which gives rise to MSGQEVPDPSSAAAEATRLILEDTLHGDARGVVVDSPPGAGKSTLVVRAALELAAAGRPLMVVAQTNAQVDDLVLRIAEKEPELPVGRLHASDPDAYDKALDGLDSVVTSTKAAELAGLPVVISTAAKWAHVKGVEPWRHAIVDEAYQMRSDALLAVAGLFERALFVGDPGQLDPFSVVGAEQWAGLSYDPSASAVSTLLAHNPDLPQHRLPVSWRLPASAAPLVSAAFYPYTPFRAGTGHGDRRLAFGAASDGSAADRVLDEAAESGWGLLELPARHTPRTDPEAVHACALVVRRLLDRGAAAVSERAGHPLPVTADRVAVGTAHRDQAAAVRAALADLGVHGVTVDTANRLQGREYDVTVVLHPLSGRPDATAFHLETGRLCVLASRHRHACVVVCREGVTDLLDEHPSTEPVQLGVTVKFPDGWEANHAVLSHLAEHRVGWRP